The DNA segment CTTCATTAAAGATTTCTTTTGCTTCTATCAATAAACCAAATGATAATAAAATCCCTATTATAAGCAATCCAAGGTTCATTACCCATAAAAATATATTTGATATGTTTTTAGCAAATTTATCCATCACACTCTCCTTTAATATTTTCTGTAATAAATTTAACATAAACTAAATTATATGTCATTTTATCAGCTCATATCTTCTTTTTTTCTGGGCATATCTTTTATCTTTTATTTATTTTAATGGTAAAATAGTAACAGATTGGAGATTTTTATGATAGAACTAAAATATATAAAAAAAGAAAATTTAGAAGAATTATATAATGTTATTTATACCTCTGAAAATCCTGAGTGGAGTAAATATAACGCACCATATTTTAATGAATATAAATTTATAGATTTTGATGTTTTTCTTTTAACTAATCATCATGAATTTTATCTTAGCGATAGATGCTGTGGAATTTTTGTTAATAATAAATTAATTGGCATTGTAACACGTCATTGGGAATGTTTTGCTACACGTTGGTTAGAAATCGGTATTATTATTTATGATGAATCTTACTGGTCTCGTGGAATTGGACAAAAAGCCCTAAAAAAATGGATAAAAGATTGTTTTATCAAATACCCCGAGATTGAACGAGTAGGTCTGACGACATGGAGTGGTAATCATGGAATGATGCGTCTTGCTGAAAAATTGGGATTAATTCTTGAGGGAAGACTTCGCAAAGTTAGGTACTATAATGGTACTTATTATGATTCAGTAAAATACGGAATACTGCGTGAAGAGTTTTTTAATATCCAAGTTGAAAATGAGCATTCTAATAAATTATAATAACTTTAACCTTACAAAAAGCGACTAACATTGTGTTAGTCGCTTTTCTCTTATATTTAAACTTATACTATTTTGTTTTTTTCTTAGGTGCATGGATACACATATCGATGCAATCAGCCATAGCTTCGTATAATGCTTCTGAGTATGTTGGGTGTCCATGAATTATATCCATTACATCATCAATAGTCATTTCAGTTTGGATTAATGTAGAACCTTCGTTGATGATTTCCGCAGCAACTGGACCTACAATATGAATACCTAAAATTTCTCTATACTTAGTATCCATAATTACTTTTACAAATCCTTCACCTTGATTAGATGCCAATGAACGTCCGTTAGCAGCAAAGTTAAATCTACCAACTTTAACATCATATTTTTCACGTGCTTGGTCTTCAGTTAAACCAACCATAGCAATCTCTGGGTGTGTATAAATTGCTGCTGGTGTAGATTTAAGATCAACTCTCTTAGAATGACCCATTGCATTTTCAGCTGCAACTTCTCCCATCTTGAATGCTGCATGAGCTAACATCTTAGTACCATTGATATCTCCTGGTGCATAGATTCCTTTAATAGATGTTTCCATGTACTCGTCAACTTTAACACGTCCACGTTCCATTTCAAATTTATCTGCTAATTCACCTAGACATGTATTATCTGGAACACGTCCGATAGATAGTAATACTTTATCAGCAACTACATCTTCTTTACCTTCAACTTTTACTACTACTTCGTGACCTTTATCAATGATTTCTAATAATTTAGTTGAAGTAAGTACATTAATACCTTGTTTTCTAAATTGTTTTTCTAATGCTACAGACGCATCTTTATCCATATTAGCGATTAGTCTATCTGCCATTTCAACGATAGTAACTTTAGAACCAAATGTAGCAAATGCTTGCCCTAATTCAGAACCAATTACTCCACCACCGATTACAGCTAATCTTGATGGTACTTCTTTAATGTCTAAGAATTCATCACTTGTAAGAACTTTTTCACTGTCCATACCTGGAATATTAATTCTACTTACTTTAGAACCTCCAGCTAAAATTACTCTATCAGCGTCAATTGTTGTGTGCTCGTCAACAACAACTTTTTTATCAGCTGTAAGTTGTCCAACACCATTGAATACTTTAACTCCGTAAGATTTAAGTAATCCTGCTACTCCACCAGATAATGTTTTAGATACTTTATCTTTAACTGCTACAGTTTTCTCCATGTCAACTGTAAATGCATCATTTACAAGTTTAATACCACGGTCTTTTGCAGAACGAATGTAGTTAATAATTTCTGCATTGTGTAAGAATGTTTTTGTTGGAATACATCCACGATTTAAGCATGTTCCACCTAATTCACGATTTTCTACTAATGCTACTTTTCCACCTAATTGAGCTGCTTTAATCGCCGCTACATATCCTGCAGGTCCACCACCAATTACAGCTACGTCATATTCACCACGACGTTCACGTTTTAGCAATACATCTTCTTTTTTAGTTTCAGGAACTTTAACGTCTGCTGCTACTTCTTTTACTACTTCTTGAGCTACTGCAGTTGCACCATCTGCTCCAGAAACTTCTTCTCCAGGTTGTCCAATCCATGCTATAGTTTGAACTACAGGTACAGTTGACCCAGCTGGATAAAGAATTTTTAATAAAGTTCCGCTAGCTTCAGCCTCAACTTCCATATTAACTTTGTCAGTTACGATTTCTAGTAGGACTTCTCCTTCTTTTACTTCGTCACCTTCTTGCTTAAACCATTGTACGATTTCGCCTTCTTCCATTTCACTTCCGGCTTTTGGCATAATAACTTCTACTGCCATATTATAATCACTCCTTAATACACTTTATCTTGTTTTCTTCTATTATTATATCATTATTAGATTAGTAATGATAGTGGATTTTCGATAGCTTCTTTCAGAGTCTTCATGAATTTAGCTCCTTCTAATCCGTCAACTACACGGTGATCTGCTGTTAATGTTAATGTCATAATAGGTCTTACAGTGATTTCACCATTTAATACTACAGGTTTTTGAACTGTAGCACTTACTCCTAAAATTGCTGTGTTAGGTTGGTTGATAATCGGCACGAAGCTCTTAACTCCATACATACCTAAGTTACTGATTGTAAATGTTGAATCTGCCATTTCATCTGGTTTTAATTTACCAGCAAGAGCTTTTGTTGTAATTTCTTTAGAAGCTACTACAAGCTCTTTTAGACTCATCTTATCAGCACCTTTAATTACTGGTACTACTAACCCACTATCCATACCTACTGCAATTGATAAGTTAACGTAGTGGTGTAGATACATTTCTTTTTCATCACTTGATAATGAAGCATTCACATATGGGTGTTTCATTAATGATTTAATTACTGCTAATGAAATGAAGTCTGTAACTGTTGCTTTTTTACCAGTTTCTTCGATAATTGCATCAACAACTTTTTTACGTAATGCTAATAGTTCAGTCATATCAACTTCTACATTAACAACAAACGTTGGTGCACTAAAGTAAGATTCACTCATACGTTTAGAAATAACTTTACGCATTGGTGACATTGGTACTGTTTCAACAACACCCCATTGATTTTCGTTTGGCTCTTTAACAGATTTTTTGCTAGGAGCTGCAATTTCTTCTTTCTTAGCTGGAGCTGCTTTTGGAGCTCCATTAAGTACTGAAAGAATATCAGCTTTCATAACCTTACCATTAGGTCCTGTTCCTACTATACTCTCAGCATTAATTCCTTCCATTTGCGCTATACGTGCTGCAAGTGGTGAAATTTTAACTTTAGAGTTAAGTTTATATTCTAATACATCATCTTTATGGATACGACCTTTAGATCCTGTTCCTTGAACTTTAGATAAATCAATTCCTTTT comes from the Gemella morbillorum genome and includes:
- a CDS encoding GNAT family N-acetyltransferase, with protein sequence MIELKYIKKENLEELYNVIYTSENPEWSKYNAPYFNEYKFIDFDVFLLTNHHEFYLSDRCCGIFVNNKLIGIVTRHWECFATRWLEIGIIIYDESYWSRGIGQKALKKWIKDCFIKYPEIERVGLTTWSGNHGMMRLAEKLGLILEGRLRKVRYYNGTYYDSVKYGILREEFFNIQVENEHSNKL
- the lpdA gene encoding dihydrolipoyl dehydrogenase — translated: MAVEVIMPKAGSEMEEGEIVQWFKQEGDEVKEGEVLLEIVTDKVNMEVEAEASGTLLKILYPAGSTVPVVQTIAWIGQPGEEVSGADGATAVAQEVVKEVAADVKVPETKKEDVLLKRERRGEYDVAVIGGGPAGYVAAIKAAQLGGKVALVENRELGGTCLNRGCIPTKTFLHNAEIINYIRSAKDRGIKLVNDAFTVDMEKTVAVKDKVSKTLSGGVAGLLKSYGVKVFNGVGQLTADKKVVVDEHTTIDADRVILAGGSKVSRINIPGMDSEKVLTSDEFLDIKEVPSRLAVIGGGVIGSELGQAFATFGSKVTIVEMADRLIANMDKDASVALEKQFRKQGINVLTSTKLLEIIDKGHEVVVKVEGKEDVVADKVLLSIGRVPDNTCLGELADKFEMERGRVKVDEYMETSIKGIYAPGDINGTKMLAHAAFKMGEVAAENAMGHSKRVDLKSTPAAIYTHPEIAMVGLTEDQAREKYDVKVGRFNFAANGRSLASNQGEGFVKVIMDTKYREILGIHIVGPVAAEIINEGSTLIQTEMTIDDVMDIIHGHPTYSEALYEAMADCIDMCIHAPKKKTK
- a CDS encoding dihydrolipoamide acetyltransferase, producing MAVEVIMPKAGSEMEEGEIVQWFKNEGDHVEAGEVLLEIVTDKVNMEVEADASGTLLKILAQAGDVVPVVKTIAWIGEPGEAIPGASETGEVAPAETIVEKKVDYTPVKEVEVVDYSGIRATPAARAYARKKGIDLSKVQGTGSKGRIHKDDVLEYKLNSKVKISPLAARIAQMEGINAESIVGTGPNGKVMKADILSVLNGAPKAAPAKKEEIAAPSKKSVKEPNENQWGVVETVPMSPMRKVISKRMSESYFSAPTFVVNVEVDMTELLALRKKVVDAIIEETGKKATVTDFISLAVIKSLMKHPYVNASLSSDEKEMYLHHYVNLSIAVGMDSGLVVPVIKGADKMSLKELVVASKEITTKALAGKLKPDEMADSTFTISNLGMYGVKSFVPIINQPNTAILGVSATVQKPVVLNGEITVRPIMTLTLTADHRVVDGLEGAKFMKTLKEAIENPLSLLI